CATCGTAGCTCTCTTCAGCAGCAGCTTTTCCTATTTCAGGTCTCATGCCTGCACCTAGGCCTTTTGTTGTCTTTTCTCCAAGCTGTATTTTTGTATGTGCAAGAGAATTTTCAAGAGCCTTAGCATCTGTATTGGCAACAATAAGATCTATATTTAAATTTGGATTAACTCTTATTATGTGGTTGACCATATTGCCACCACCTCCACCTACACCTACGACCTTTATCTTTGCACCATAGATGCTTTTATTTTCTTCTACTGTGAAGCTACTCATTTTTGAAATTCTCCTTAAAATAATTGTGTAATACTATACCAAAATTTTGCAAAAGCATTTGGCTTTTTTTCTTGTTTGCTAATATCTGCAATATTGGCAAGCTCTTCTTTGTTTTTTGATTTATTTGCTACCTCTAATTCAAAATCTTTATCTGAAAAACTATCCTCTTTTTCATTTGGATCCTGCACCTCTTGTCCAAAATTTTGTACATTTTCCTCTTCTACAAAAACATTTCTAAAATTTGCTTTTGGTTTTGAGACTATTTCCCCTTGGTATCTCATTTTTTTCTCAGAATCAATCTCGTATGGGCTAAAGTTGCCAGCACCATACAAACAAAGCCCTATAGCACAAGAATTTGCTGGATCTCTTAAAATTTCAAATAATCCATCCATTTCCTTTGGTTTTGCTATACGAACTGGCATTTTGTCAAATATTGCAGATGCAAGATCTCTAATACCTTCTAGCTTAGTCATACCACCAGTAAGTATTATTCCAGCACCAATGCTATCTTTATAGCCGCTATCTTCTAGCATTTTAGCAAGTACCATAAGGGTTTCTTCTGCTCTGGCATATATAACATTTGATATTATGTCTAGTGAAACTTCGTGGCTTTTTGTTTCATCTCCAAGGATCGGGAGCTCTATTAGATCAACTGACTTATTTATTAAAGCGCCATAGCCTAATTTTATCTCTTCTGCCTTTGGAAGTGGTGTATGCAGAGCCATAGAAAGATCATTTGTAATGTTTGCTGAGCCAACAGGTAAAAATTCATTGTATCTTATAGAATTTCCAGAATGCACTACAAGATTACAAGTAGCACCACCCATATCAACAAGTGCGGCACCAAGCTCTTTCTCATCTTTTGTTAATGTTGCTATCGCAGAAGCATATCCTGAAAGGACTATGTTATCTAGTTGAACGCCTGCTAAATTTACGGCTTTTCTTAGGTTGCTAATAGATGATTTTTGTACTGTAACAATATGTGTTTGCACTTCCAGTCTACTACCATTCATGCCTATTGGATCTTCAATGTGTTCTTGTCCATCTACTTTAAAATTATAAGGAAGAACATGTAATTTTTCATACTCATGAGGTATATCAGCAGTATGATCGGCCATTTGCATAGCACGCTCGATCTCTTTTATACCTATTTCATGATTTGGTATATTTACTACACCACTACTGTCAACGCTTTTTGTATACGCACCAGAAATAGAAACTATGACTTTTTCATAGCGTGTTCCTGCAACTCTTTGTGCTTCTATCAATGCATTTTTTATCGACTTTGCAGCTTGCTCAATATTGGTTATAACACCTTTTCTTATTCCTTGTGTTTTTTCAGTTCCAATTCCAATTATCTTAATGCCATTTTCATCATGTTGTGCTATTACTGCACAAATCTGGAAAGAGCCGATATCTATACCTAAAATT
The DNA window shown above is from Campylobacter concisus and carries:
- the ftsA gene encoding cell division protein FtsA, with the protein product MSTKILGIDIGSFQICAVIAQHDENGIKIIGIGTEKTQGIRKGVITNIEQAAKSIKNALIEAQRVAGTRYEKVIVSISGAYTKSVDSSGVVNIPNHEIGIKEIERAMQMADHTADIPHEYEKLHVLPYNFKVDGQEHIEDPIGMNGSRLEVQTHIVTVQKSSISNLRKAVNLAGVQLDNIVLSGYASAIATLTKDEKELGAALVDMGGATCNLVVHSGNSIRYNEFLPVGSANITNDLSMALHTPLPKAEEIKLGYGALINKSVDLIELPILGDETKSHEVSLDIISNVIYARAEETLMVLAKMLEDSGYKDSIGAGIILTGGMTKLEGIRDLASAIFDKMPVRIAKPKEMDGLFEILRDPANSCAIGLCLYGAGNFSPYEIDSEKKMRYQGEIVSKPKANFRNVFVEEENVQNFGQEVQDPNEKEDSFSDKDFELEVANKSKNKEELANIADISKQEKKPNAFAKFWYSITQLF